Part of the Azospirillum brasilense genome is shown below.
CAGCAGCTTCTCCTCGGCGTAGGACAGGTTGGCGGCGGTCTCGTCGGCCTTGGCGAGCAGTCCGACGAAGGAGGCGATCTCCAGCGCGCGGGCGACGTTCTCGCGGTCGGCCCGGCGGACGAGGCCGGGGCGGAAGTAGACGTCCAGCGGGCGGTCGCCCGGCTGCGCGGGCAGCGAGACCAGGATGTTCTCCACCACCGTCAGCTTGGTGAAGAGTTTCAGGTCCTGGAAGGAGCGGGCCAGCCCGGCGGCCACCACCTCGTGCGGCTTCAGCGTCGTCACGTCGCGGCCCCGGTATAGGATGGTGCCGCCGGTCGGGCGCAGGAAGCCGGACAGCAGGTTGAAGGCGGTCGTCTTGCCGGCGCCGTTAGGACCGATCAGCCCGACGATCTCGCCGCGCTTCAGGTCGATGGTCAGGTCCTTGACCGCCTGGATGCCGCCAAAATGCTTGGACAGCGAGGTCGCGGAGACCACCACCTCCCCCGGCGTGCCACCAGCGCGCTCCAGCGCGCCCATGAGTGGGCCGTTGGCGGGAACGCTGGACCGCGCGGCCCCGGTCGGGGTGCGGAACACCGTCTCGGGGAACAGCCCCTCCGGGCGCAGGCGCAGGATGACGATCAGCACGACGCCGTAGATCACCTGCCGCACCATGTCGGCGATGTCGCCCGGCACATGAACGAACTTCAGCCCCTCCGGCAGCAGCACCAGGATCGCCGCCCCGGCCAGCGAGCCCCACAAATTGCCCATGCCGCCCAGGATCACCATGGCGAGGATGAGGATGGTCTCCTCGATGGTGAAGGATTCCGGATTGACGAAGGCGATGTAGTGGGCGACCAGAGATCCTGCGACCGAGGCCAGCCCCGCCGACATCGCGAAGACCACCAGCTTCATCCGGACGAGGTTCTTGCCGACCGCCTGGGCCGCCGCCTCGTTCTCCCGCATGGCGCGCAGGGAGCGTCCGAAGGGTGAGGCGCCAAGCCTCCAGGCGACCGCGCAGCACAGCGCCGCCATCACCGCGGCCAGCGGCAGGAAGGTCACCGGGCTGGTCAGCGCCGTGCCGAACAGCGACACCGGGGGAATGCCGGCGATGCCGTCCGGCCCG
Proteins encoded:
- a CDS encoding ABC transporter permease subunit, whose amino-acid sequence is MEYLAHILVMVCLYGILATSFNLLIGFGGIFALAHATFYASGAYAAGILATKLGIGFPLTLLVGVVVTAGIGLLVAFPAMRVGSHYLVVITLALQAITIDVLMNSKPVTGGPDGIAGIPPVSLFGTALTSPVTFLPLAAVMAALCCAVAWRLGASPFGRSLRAMRENEAAAQAVGKNLVRMKLVVFAMSAGLASVAGSLVAHYIAFVNPESFTIEETILILAMVILGGMGNLWGSLAGAAILVLLPEGLKFVHVPGDIADMVRQVIYGVVLIVILRLRPEGLFPETVFRTPTGAARSSVPANGPLMGALERAGGTPGEVVVSATSLSKHFGGIQAVKDLTIDLKRGEIVGLIGPNGAGKTTAFNLLSGFLRPTGGTILYRGRDVTTLKPHEVVAAGLARSFQDLKLFTKLTVVENILVSLPAQPGDRPLDVYFRPGLVRRADRENVARALEIASFVGLLAKADETAANLSYAEEKLLVIARLLATGADVLLLDEPLSGLDTVTVERICGVIRDLARANKAVCIIEHNLEVIRGVCDEIVFIDEGRVLTKGPPDTLMRDRELAERYFG